The DNA sequence CATGACGCATCAGTTCATCAATTGTTCCTGAAAGTTCGCCACCTTCAACATGGGCTACCAAAATATTATTTAAACTACCAACAATGGCCCCTGCTAAAGCTTCCACTCTATCACCATGAATAACTATTAAATCTGGTTGTGTGTTTTTTACAAATTCAGAAAATCCTGTAATGGTTTTTGCCAAAGTTAAATCCATACTAGCTTCATGAGTGTCATTTCTAAATGTAGAAATATGTTTAAAACCACAACGTTCTACCTCAATAAGTGTATAGCCGTAAGTTTCCAAAAGATGCATCCCAGTAACAAAAATATAAGCTTCAAACGCTTTATGAGTTTCAAGAATTTGAATGAGTGGTTTCATTTTACCAAAATCGGCACGTGTTCCTGTTAAGAAAGCTATTTTTTTGGGCATACTTTTAATACATGTGAAATATGTCAAATATAAATACTATTAATTTATAAGACTAAATTTGATCTGTTATTATTGTGGACTTAACAAATACGACATACTATATTTGTTCTTTCTATGGATGTTTTTTTATCAGACTGAGCTTGTTACAGTCCTTCTTTGTTACTATTTTATTCAACGCTTCGACAGGCTCAGCGGGACATTGGGTTATTATTTTCACCTCACAAAACAAACATTAGATTACAAACTAATTGATTAGAAACTTATAAAACATTATTATTCAACATCTTCCCAAGTTATTTGCTCATCATTTTTAATATCTCGACTCGCTTTTTTACCTAAAACACTTTCAAAATTTTCAGCTAAAATACCACCTGTTCCTGGACGTTTTACCCAAATATTTTCTAGGGTAAAAACAGCTCCTTTTGATATATTAGAAATACTACAAACGGTTGCAAAAGCAAAATCAATAGTTACTTGTTCTTCTTTTGATGGTTTTTTAGCCCCTCCACGCATGAGAGCTATTTCTTTACTAAAATTAACAAGCTCTTTACAAGCTTCTTCATCCATACTACATATAATATCTGGACCTTGACGTTGCTTATGATCTGTAAAATGACGCTCTAAAATAGATGCTCCTAAAGCTACAGCTCCTAAACACGCATTATTATTTAAGGTATGATCACTCAACCCAAAAACTTTGTTGGGAAATGCTTCATGTAACTCAATCATGGCTCCAAAACGCACCAGATGAACAGGCGTTGGGTATAAATTTGTGGTGTGTAATAATGCCACTGGCACTTTATGTTTATCAAAAATAGCAACAGCTTTTTTAACACTTTCAATGGTATTCATACCCGTACTTAGAATAATAGGCTTACCAAATTGAGCTATATGTTCCAACAATGGATAATTATTACATTCACCTGAACCAATTTTGTATGCGGGAATATCAAAACGCTTTAATCGTTCAGCTGCAGCTCGTGAAAAAGGTGTAGATATAAAAATCATACCTTTACTTTCTACGTAATTTTTTAATGCAAATTCATCGGCTTCATTTAATGAACAACGTTCCATAATATCATAAATAGATACATCGGCATTTCCTGGTATTACTTTTTTTGCAACATGGCTCATTTCATCTGAAACAATATGAGTTTGATGCTTAACAACCTCAACACCTGCTCTATAAGCGGCATCAACCATTTGTTTTGCTACTTCTAAAGAGCCTTCATGGTTAATGCCTATTTCAGCAATAACTATAGGTGGGTAATCTTGACCTATTTTTCTACCTGATATTTCTATAAATGGATGATTCATTATTATCTATTAATTTTCTTTTATATTGTCTGACTAAGCTTACTGAAGTCCATGTTCGTTATTATTTTCTTTTGGCTTCGACAAGCTTAGCGAGACATTAGGTTAACACTTTTCTATACACACGCCTTTACAAAACCACATGATAAAGTTTATAAATTTAGATAGAGTCTACAGAAGCTATATTCAACAAATATTCGGCATACTCAAAATCTTCTTGAGTATCAATATCCACCTTTGAAAATTTATGATTTATTTCAAGTGGAAATGCATTTTCGGTAATTATCTTGTTTTTAAGAATATGAACACTTTGGGTTATATACAGCAACCCATTTTCAAAATATAAAGGCTCCAAATCTTGGCTGCGTTGTCCTATTGAATAATTATATGGTTTAAAAACATTCTTTTCTATAGTGCCAAATTTTTGATAGTTGCGAGAGACAGTAAACAAACTCTCCAATTTTTTTTCCAAAAATAGTTGAAAAGCGTCCTTTAACAAGTTATTAGGTCTCAATGGATTTGTGGGTTGTAATAAAATCACATGTTGAACACCTTCATCATTAATAGTATGTAAAACATGCTTTAGAGCAGTGACTGTAGGCTCTAAATCTCCAGACAAATCATTAGGTCGATCTATTACCAAAGCTCCATTATTTAACGCCACGTTTCTTATAGCTTCATTATCTGTAGACACATAAACAGCATCTATAAAATCATGTTGTTTTGCATAGTTGATGCTATGCACCAACAAAGGTATGCCTCCTAATAATTTGATGTTTTTATTTGGTAATCTCTTTGATTTTCCTCGTGCTGGTATAATGGCTATGGTTTTCAATATTTTTACTTTCTTCCTATTATTTTCTTAATAAATCGCTTAACTTCTTTAACTGAAAATCTATAATAATAAGAAACATTTTCAATAGCCTTTAAGAATTCTCCTTTTACTATGAGTTTGTAATACTTAAGCTCTATCCTTTCTGATTTTGAATTGAATGCTAGCCATCTCTCAGGAAAATAATCTTTATCATTATTTATTGTCCCAAATTTACCTCTAAAATTTTTAATTGGCCTAAGAACCTTACTTTCTTTATTTTCACCTAACCATGCCATCCACCAAGAAAATGTAGAATTACTTATAACAAAATCATGGCATAACGAACCTAAAGCAAGCTGTTCAATAACATTAGATTTCTCAATAAATATGGCATTAGGTAAAAATTGAAAATGTTTTTTACAATATTCAATATCATCGCTTGTAAAAATTAACGTTCGGTTCTGCCAATCGTTAAAATTTCTTGTTATCGCTAAAAAATAATATTTATAATCTAATTGAAAATAATAAGGATTGTTAACAAAATCGCCGCGCCGTACCGATATTAATATATATTTTTTTGAAAGTGCTTTTTTATACTTAATTTTTACTTGATTAATAATCTCTGGCCGAAATTTAAAACACATTTTAACAGCATCTACATTAAAATATTTTTCAGACTGAAACCATCCATTCAAATCATAATTACCTTCTTTCAATTCAATATTTGAAAAATGATAAGTGTTTTCTTTTATCAAATGATACTTTAACTTCTCGTCATATAAAGGAAAATCATAAATAAAATATTTTGCATATTCCCATCTAGGAAAAGCAAACCCATGAGCATTTTTAATTGCAATCCCAATGGTTGAAGCTATTTGAAATAAATGATTTCCAAAATTACCTTTTTTACCTAATCTTGAAAAAACTAACATGATTACTTGAATTTATTTTGTCTTACTTTGTTTGATAATTCATCATTATCTCCCTTAAAAATAAAAATCATGTTATGATAAAAATGCATGGAAACAATATGCTTGTCATAATACGTTTTCTGGTAATTTTCTAAAATAAATTCTTCATTATTTAATGAATGTATAAGCG is a window from the Pseudalgibacter alginicilyticus genome containing:
- the neuB gene encoding N-acetylneuraminate synthase, with amino-acid sequence MNHPFIEISGRKIGQDYPPIVIAEIGINHEGSLEVAKQMVDAAYRAGVEVVKHQTHIVSDEMSHVAKKVIPGNADVSIYDIMERCSLNEADEFALKNYVESKGMIFISTPFSRAAAERLKRFDIPAYKIGSGECNNYPLLEHIAQFGKPIILSTGMNTIESVKKAVAIFDKHKVPVALLHTTNLYPTPVHLVRFGAMIELHEAFPNKVFGLSDHTLNNNACLGAVALGASILERHFTDHKQRQGPDIICSMDEEACKELVNFSKEIALMRGGAKKPSKEEQVTIDFAFATVCSISNISKGAVFTLENIWVKRPGTGGILAENFESVLGKKASRDIKNDEQITWEDVE
- a CDS encoding cytidylyltransferase domain-containing protein, coding for MKTIAIIPARGKSKRLPNKNIKLLGGIPLLVHSINYAKQHDFIDAVYVSTDNEAIRNVALNNGALVIDRPNDLSGDLEPTVTALKHVLHTINDEGVQHVILLQPTNPLRPNNLLKDAFQLFLEKKLESLFTVSRNYQKFGTIEKNVFKPYNYSIGQRSQDLEPLYFENGLLYITQSVHILKNKIITENAFPLEINHKFSKVDIDTQEDFEYAEYLLNIASVDSI
- a CDS encoding alpha-1,2-fucosyltransferase → MLVFSRLGKKGNFGNHLFQIASTIGIAIKNAHGFAFPRWEYAKYFIYDFPLYDEKLKYHLIKENTYHFSNIELKEGNYDLNGWFQSEKYFNVDAVKMCFKFRPEIINQVKIKYKKALSKKYILISVRRGDFVNNPYYFQLDYKYYFLAITRNFNDWQNRTLIFTSDDIEYCKKHFQFLPNAIFIEKSNVIEQLALGSLCHDFVISNSTFSWWMAWLGENKESKVLRPIKNFRGKFGTINNDKDYFPERWLAFNSKSERIELKYYKLIVKGEFLKAIENVSYYYRFSVKEVKRFIKKIIGRK